In Acidobacteriota bacterium, one DNA window encodes the following:
- a CDS encoding aspartate kinase: MTDVLKFGGTSVGTAERIRDVARLVAGRGGDPCVVVVSAMGGVTDELVGLKIASNEKERAGAEAALESLARRHGAALEGLGLPEEEASACAASVDEELRRARVLSTGISLLEEISPRTSDALLSVGELISSRLVAAALHAAGASAVWVDPREILVTDASHGAALPDEQATAGRVAARVLPELERGHIVVTGGFVGATPDGVTTTLGRGGSDYSAALFGAALKDAGRDVGAIEIWTDVDGILTADPRVVPGARLVPEVSSAEAAELAFFGAKVLHPATIRPAVARGIPVAVKNSFRPDAAGTVVRRDAPGAGVRALAMRSGVAAVFVGNPRMLLAHGYAARVFSVFEKHAVPVDVIATSEVSISITVDAKAPLSAVVKDLSAFAEVSVLPGLAVVSVVGKALRTTAGIARRVFQALGDVNVFLISQGASDTNVTFVVASGDAPEALRRLHREFFE; encoded by the coding sequence TTGACCGACGTCCTCAAGTTCGGCGGGACCTCGGTCGGAACGGCCGAACGAATCCGGGACGTCGCACGCCTCGTGGCGGGTCGCGGGGGAGATCCGTGCGTCGTCGTCGTCTCGGCGATGGGCGGGGTCACGGACGAATTGGTCGGATTGAAGATTGCTTCGAATGAAAAGGAGCGAGCGGGCGCCGAGGCCGCACTCGAGTCCCTCGCTCGCCGCCATGGCGCGGCGCTCGAAGGGCTCGGTCTGCCCGAGGAGGAAGCCTCGGCCTGCGCCGCCTCGGTCGACGAGGAACTGCGTCGCGCGCGCGTGCTTTCCACCGGGATTTCACTACTCGAAGAGATCTCTCCTCGAACCTCGGATGCGCTTCTGAGCGTGGGTGAGTTGATCTCCTCCCGCCTCGTCGCCGCGGCGCTGCACGCCGCGGGCGCCTCGGCGGTGTGGGTGGATCCGCGGGAGATCCTCGTGACAGACGCGAGCCACGGTGCCGCCCTGCCCGACGAACAGGCGACGGCGGGGCGCGTCGCCGCCCGGGTGCTGCCGGAGCTGGAGAGGGGCCACATCGTGGTCACGGGCGGCTTCGTAGGGGCGACACCGGACGGCGTCACGACGACGCTCGGGCGCGGAGGCTCGGACTACTCGGCGGCGCTCTTCGGAGCGGCGCTGAAAGATGCGGGCCGTGACGTCGGTGCGATCGAGATCTGGACCGACGTGGACGGCATCCTCACGGCCGACCCGCGCGTCGTCCCCGGCGCGCGCCTCGTGCCCGAGGTGAGCTCGGCCGAGGCGGCCGAGCTCGCGTTCTTCGGCGCGAAAGTCCTGCACCCCGCGACGATCCGCCCGGCCGTGGCGCGGGGGATCCCCGTCGCGGTGAAGAACTCGTTCCGTCCGGACGCGGCCGGAACGGTCGTGAGACGGGACGCTCCGGGCGCGGGGGTGCGCGCACTCGCGATGCGCTCGGGCGTCGCCGCCGTCTTCGTCGGAAATCCGCGCATGCTCCTCGCACACGGCTACGCGGCGCGGGTCTTCTCCGTCTTCGAGAAGCACGCCGTTCCCGTCGACGTCATCGCGACGAGCGAGGTCTCCATCTCGATCACGGTGGACGCGAAGGCGCCGCTTTCGGCCGTCGTGAAGGACCTCTCCGCGTTCGCGGAGGTGTCGGTGCTGCCGGGCCTCGCCGTCGTGTCCGTCGTCGGGAAGGCGCTGCGCACCACGGCCGGTATCGCCCGGCGCGTGTTTCAGGCACTTGGAGACGTGAACGTCTTCCTCATCTCGCAGGGCGCCTCCGACACGAACGTGACTTTCGTCGTCGCCTCGGGCGACGCCCCGGAAGCGCTGAGGCGCCTCCACCGGGAGTTCTTCGAATGA
- a CDS encoding 4-hydroxy-tetrahydrodipicolinate synthase yields MTRTPPPPLSSPSKNPNPNPPCPFSGVYTALVTPFKDDGALDEPGLRRLVRRQIAGGVAGLVPCGTTGEAVTLDVDEHERVVAITVEEARAAVRPVQVIAGCGSNDTREAQRLAARCRAAGADALLVVTPYYNKPTPRGLVAHFSAVADAGQIPVVLYNVPGRTGLNMLPDTVLELARDPRIAGVKEASGSLDQACEILRARPAGFAVLSGEDSLALPIVACGGDGVIAVVSNEAPALLVELVAAALAGDRARAAALQARMLPLMKANFRESNPIPVKWALERLGLAGGALRLPLVPLSPAHFGPMEMALKAAGLLDDAGRPLEAVAA; encoded by the coding sequence ATGACGAGGACGCCGCCGCCGCCGCTCTCTTCACCTTCAAAGAATCCGAATCCCAATCCCCCGTGTCCTTTCTCCGGCGTCTACACCGCCCTCGTGACTCCGTTCAAGGACGACGGCGCGCTCGACGAGCCGGGCCTGCGCCGCCTCGTCCGAAGGCAGATCGCGGGCGGTGTCGCGGGGCTCGTCCCGTGCGGCACGACGGGCGAGGCGGTGACGCTCGACGTCGACGAGCACGAGCGCGTCGTCGCGATCACGGTCGAGGAGGCGCGCGCGGCCGTGCGTCCGGTGCAGGTGATCGCGGGCTGCGGATCGAACGACACGCGAGAGGCGCAGCGTCTCGCGGCGCGCTGCCGGGCGGCGGGCGCCGACGCGCTGCTCGTCGTGACGCCCTACTACAACAAGCCGACGCCGCGCGGCCTCGTCGCCCACTTCTCCGCCGTTGCGGACGCGGGCCAGATCCCTGTCGTCCTCTACAACGTGCCGGGGCGCACCGGCCTCAACATGCTCCCGGACACCGTGCTCGAGCTCGCGCGGGATCCGCGCATCGCGGGCGTGAAGGAAGCTTCGGGGAGCCTCGACCAGGCTTGCGAGATCCTGCGCGCGCGCCCGGCCGGGTTCGCGGTTCTGTCGGGCGAGGACTCGCTGGCTCTCCCGATCGTGGCTTGCGGGGGCGACGGCGTGATCGCGGTCGTTTCGAACGAGGCGCCGGCCCTTCTCGTCGAGCTGGTGGCCGCCGCGCTCGCGGGCGACCGGGCGCGCGCCGCCGCGCTGCAGGCGCGCATGCTTCCTCTCATGAAGGCGAACTTCCGCGAGTCGAACCCGATCCCGGTCAAGTGGGCTTTGGAGCGGCTCGGGCTCGCGGGCGGGGCCCTCCGGCTTCCTCTCGTGCCGCTTTCGCCCGCGCATTTCGGACCGATGGAAATGGCCTTGAAGGCCGCCGGCCTCCTGGACGACGCCGGCCGGCCGCTCGAGGCGGTGGCCGCATGA
- a CDS encoding 2,3,4,5-tetrahydropyridine-2,6-dicarboxylate N-succinyltransferase — protein MTREDVFALLDALERGDVRAASPGADGFWSANASVKDGILAAFRLGIEEPSSAGPLHFRDRDTLPPRAPLPEGVRVVPGGTALRRGAFLARGVVVMPPAYVNVGAYVDEGSMIDSHALVGSCAQVGKRVHLSAAAQVGGVLEPAGAVPVVLEDEVFVGGGAGVYEGVCVRRRAVLAAGVILTASSVLFDLVHEKEYRSTPERPLVVPEGAVVVMGARPAPGAWGKCHGLSLAAPVIVKYRDAKTDARTVLESALR, from the coding sequence ATGACGCGCGAGGACGTCTTCGCGCTGCTCGACGCCCTCGAGCGCGGGGACGTGCGGGCGGCCTCGCCCGGGGCGGACGGGTTCTGGTCCGCAAACGCCTCCGTCAAGGATGGCATTCTTGCGGCCTTCCGGCTCGGCATCGAGGAGCCGTCCAGCGCCGGACCCCTCCACTTCCGCGATCGCGACACGCTTCCGCCGCGCGCCCCGCTGCCCGAGGGCGTGCGCGTCGTGCCGGGCGGGACCGCGCTGAGGCGCGGCGCGTTCCTCGCGCGGGGCGTCGTCGTGATGCCGCCGGCGTACGTAAACGTCGGCGCATACGTGGACGAGGGCTCGATGATCGACAGCCACGCGCTCGTCGGCTCCTGCGCGCAGGTCGGCAAGCGCGTGCATCTCTCTGCGGCCGCGCAGGTGGGCGGCGTCCTCGAGCCTGCGGGAGCCGTGCCTGTCGTCCTCGAGGACGAGGTCTTCGTGGGCGGAGGGGCGGGCGTCTACGAGGGCGTGTGCGTGCGGAGGCGGGCCGTACTCGCGGCGGGCGTGATCCTCACGGCGTCGAGCGTCCTCTTCGACCTCGTGCACGAGAAGGAATACCGATCGACGCCCGAGCGCCCGCTCGTCGTGCCGGAAGGGGCGGTCGTCGTCATGGGCGCGCGCCCCGCGCCTGGTGCGTGGGGCAAGTGCCACGGGCTGTCGCTCGCGGCGCCGGTGATCGTGAAGTATCGCGACGCGAAGACGGACGCGCGGACGGTGCTGGAAAGCGCTCTGCGATGA